The Gracilibacillus caseinilyticus genome segment CCACATCTGCGAAAATGGACAAATCAGATTAGAAATGGTGTCTATCATACCAAATAATACGTTCAATACGAACGACTACAGGATGCGAATTTAAAAAATCTCCTTGATCGACTGACGGAAGATTAAACTAACGGAAACGATAGTTGAATCAAATGGCAGCAGCAGGATGACAGCTGAATACAAAATATCAAAAGTCGGTAATCCTTAGCGCAGAAAAGCCGACTTTTGCTTTTGTGAAAATTGTCTTAGCGTCGGTTTTACGTTCATTGGTAGGCTGTACCCCTGTAGAACAATTTTGATTTGCTGGAACGCGTTAAACTCTTCCCATGAATTCTAATAAGTTTTCACAACTATAAAAATACAGGTTGAATCAAACCGCCTCAATCCCATACTAGGATGAGATCGCATAAATTAAAGTCCAACTCTATTAAACATAATTTCTGAATTGGTTCAGATGATGAAATTGTAAGCAACAGTATTGAAAAGTTAGATGCTGAAAAAGAAAACAATCTTGAGCCAATGGTGAAGGAATTAGAAGTTTATCAATCAAAGTTGAATTCTCTAAAGGCTAAACTAGCAAAAATAGATAAAGATTATTTTGATGATAAAATTGAAATAACGAATTATAACCGTTTATCTTTAAACACTCAATCTGACATTGGCAATTTTGAACAGAAGGTTAATCAACAAAAGAGTGAGATTGAAAAGCTATCTAGTTCAAATAAAATAGCTCTATCAAGTAACCCCGTTGAGTTAAACGTGAAGCCAAGACTCCTGATGCTCCTGTAATGAACCATGTCTGCATGATAAATACCCTCCAATCGTTGTTATCCACTAAATCATACGAACAACTGGAGGGAGCTAGCCACAGCATGTCTATTCTATTAACGGGAGTAACTGTCTAAGGGAGCCGCCTGTCTTGCTCAAGTAAACGTACTAATCTCTCCTCCGTACCTGAACCGGGCACCGGAACAAAGAAACACCAGTGCAGTCCCGGATCATTATCGATTAAAGCCGAGGAATGGAGCTCGAACTCCATCTCCTGTGCGTCAGGAAGACGGAATAAAGCGGTGGCCACGCGTTTTTGCTTGATTTCATATAGTTCCCAGAAATGCACGAATTCCACGCTTTCCCGCCTCAAGCGTTCGAAGCGTTCCATATAGAACGGGTTATTCTTGTAAAGATCGAATCCTGCCCGCAGAACGGCTACAGCGTAACGGGCAAAGCTTTCCCAATTCACCAGTCTGTTGCGGTAATCCGGCCTTAAAAACATAATGTTCATCATATTCCGTTCGTTGTCCGGCAGACTGCCGAAATCGGCTACAATCAGTTCTGCCGCCCGATTCCAGACGATAATATCTGTACCTTCGTCTGTGATAAAAGAAGGATAATGCAGTTGATCTACAATTTGCTGGAAAACTTTCGTATCCGGCTCTCTGTTATTTGTCGCTGTGACGACGCTCGCCATGTCTACGTTGACCAGATCGAACAGATGCTTCTGCTCGTCTTCGTCAAGCTGAAGCGCTTTGCTGATACTTAGCAGGACTTCCGGCGAAGGATTAACCTCTTTGCCTTGTTCCAGCCAGGCATAGTAAGTCACGCTAATATGGGCAAGATAAGAGACTTCTTCTCTTCGAAGTCCCGGAGTGCGTCTTCGTCCGGGAAGCGGATGAATCCCGGCCTCTGAAGGCTGTAACCGTTCTCTGCGCGATTTAAGGAAGTCACCCAATGCGGATGAGGAACGATTCTTTTTCAAGTGAATCACCTCTATTTACTCATATGGAAGATACATATCGCTAGTAACCAAATGGACCAAAAGCACATTATATATGATTATTATAAGCTATGTTAATTGCCGTTTCCACAAAAGAGAACCATAACAAGTACCGAAGCTGTTAATCCCATTAATAGTATAAACATGATGTGGTTAACTCCCTCCATAGACAGTAGAATGAAGATAATTCACAGCAGAGATGGTGTTGGATAGGAGGTTTGCATCTTGGAAAAGTATTCATATCGAAACAAGCTAGCAGTAGTCACCGGTGCTTCATCAGGGATTGGGAAAGCATATGTGAAAGAATTGGCTTCAAAAGGCTGTCATGTCGTTCTGGCAGCGCGCTCGAAGGACAGACTGGATGCAATGGCTAAAGAAATCAACCTTCAGTATGGCGTGGAGGCTTATGCATTGGCTTGCGATTTGTCCAAAACGAATGCCCCGCGTCAACTGGCAGAACAAATCTCCCAACTGGGCTTGTCTGTTGATATTCTCATCAACAATGCAGGCGTTGGCACCTATGGCCGTTTCGAGGAAATAGACCCAGAGCGCGAGCAGGAAGAGATTATACTGAACACGGCTGCATTAGTCGATCTCACGCATCGGCTGCTGCCCGATATGCTCAGGAGAAAGGATGGAGTCATCGTTAACGTGGCCTCGATGGCTGCGTTCATGCCTTGTGCTTATTCTTCAGTTTATGGGGCTACCAAAGCATTTGTATTGTCCTTCTCTGAGGCGCTATGGGCGGAAACGCGTAGGCGAGGCGTTCGCGTTCTCGCACTGTGCCCGGGTGCAACAGATACGGGGTTTTTCGAAGCGGTCGGCAGTGAGGAGATGGCAGCAGGTCAAAAGCTCTCTACCCCGGAGAAGGTTGTACTGGCCGGATTTCGCGGAATCGATCAGGGACACAGCTATATCATCGATGGCCGTAACAATTTCTTTATGGCTCACATGATCCGATTTTTTAGTAGGCGCAGAGTGGCTTTGATCATGGAGCGCATGTCAAAACCAAAAAAACACTGTTAGTGGGCTGCATCATACGTGACGGGCGTCGTTCTAAAGGTGGATGGTGGTGCGAGAGCATAATCCAGGACAAAAAGATGTAGCACAAAGGGGGCATTGACCCGGAATATTAGCCGTTCGTACCGAGCAACTCTCTAGTAACATGAATAACGGAACGGAGCTCGTTCCTATTCAAGAGTTGTGAGGTCGCAGCTCGCCAGATACCACGCTTAAGTATGTCACGAAAGAAAACGTGAGCAGCATAAGAGATATCTAATATAATAATTGTCATTAGACGTATACTGTGCAACAAACGGACCATAAGAGAACAAGGTCTTCTTATAAAGAAGTCCTCGGTTAAATTTCTGAGTAAACAGTCTTCAGCAAAACTACAGGTAAAGAATCCATTTTGACTCATTCTTTTTTCAAAATGGATTCTTTTCATAGAACAATCAGAAGATAAAAGAGATCAAGTTTGAATAACGATTTGGCCCTCTCTTCCGCCGTCAGTGGCTCTTTTATCGGCAAATGAAGGCTCAAAACTTCGCACAGCTGGCTCAATCTTTCCGCAATACTCAATTTGATTAATAGTGCTATTCATCAGTAAAATGCACCCTGTTAAATTAAACCTGTGCTTGCCCGCCATCTACAAAAAATTCACCACCTGTCATGTAGTTGCTTTCGTCTGAAGCAAGGAAAGATACAACGTTTGCTACTTCTTCAGGTGTCCCAACTTTTTCGGCTGGAACAGTATTTCTTGTATGTTCAAGTACTCCTTCAAGTGCATCACCAAAAAGCTCATTGTAGGCAGGTGTATGAATAACTCCTGGGCTAACCACATTTACACGGATTCCAGTTCCTTTCAGGTCAAGAATCCAGTCGCGAACTAGAGTTCTTAGTGCTGCTTTAGATGCTCCATATACACTGAATGCTGGGTTGCCAATTGATCCAGCAGTAGATCCCGTTACAATAATGGAACCTCCTTTGTTCGGGAATAGTGATAATGCTTTTTGAACAGTAAAAATCGTTCCTTTAACGTTAATGGCGAACGTTCGATCAACCTGCTCTTCAGTAATTTCACCTAATGGAAGAAAGCTGCCGACCCCTGCATTAGCAAAAAGAATGTCCAACTTACCTTTTTCCTGCTTTATAATGTCATATAGTTTGTCTAAGTCCTCAAGCTTAGAAATATCCCCTTGAACTCCGGTTACGTTCTTGCCAATTTGGTTAACAGCTTTATCAAGTTCGTTTTGTCTGCGTCCAGTGATATAAACATATGCACCTTCGTTTACAAACTTTTGTGCTGTAGCAAGACCAATGCCACTTGTACCGCCCGTTACAAGCGCTATTTTACCTTCAAATTTATCCATACTTAACACTCCTTTAGCGTTCATTTTGTTTTATGTCTAGTACCTTTAAGTACTTGAAAAACATCTTACAAGATATAGTGTCTATCAGTAATCACTTTATTGCAAGTACCTACTTTTTTGTGATATAGTAACTAAAAAGTAATAAATGTGAAATGAAGGGGTTTATACATGAAAAAATTTAGTTGTGGTTTTGAAGTAACAATGGAAGTTATTGGTGGAAAATGGAAAGGTCTTGTATTATACTTTTTAATGGATGGACCAAAGAGAACGAGTGAATTAAAGCGCATTATCCCAAATATAACTCAGAAAATGCTGATTCAAACACTGAAAGATCTTGAAGCTAGTGGACTTGTGAACAGAAAGATGTATAATCAGGTACCGCCGAAGGTTGAATATTCACCCACCGAACTTGGAGAATCTCTTAAACCTATTTTGCAGGAATTCTGTCTATGGGGAAGCCATTATGCGGAGCAAGTGTATGCAGAAGGTGAATTCGAAATCGTATCACCAGAAGAGGCTTCTTAATAAGGAATACAACTTTTTAACACCTTTTATGTAAGGTGTTTTTTTGTTGCACTGAGATGAGGTCAGGAGGCAACTTTTTTAGTTACCCCATTAGAGTAGTAATTTATTAGTTAAAAATAAAGGTATCTAATTTTTGGTGCAATTACCGAATAACACTCCATAACTGTAACAACGCGACAAAATCGTTTAAATGGATGGGGTGTTCAACAATCGCGTTTGTGGAAGAGAATTATTCATGCATGATGGACTAACTGATCCAAATTCTATAATATTCTTATGTTAAAATTCGATAAAGTTCCTCAAGCATTTGAATCTCATAGGTTGGAATAATATCAGTGTTATTGGGCTTCATTTCAGCGTTTAACCAACATGTATCTATCCCTGCTAGCTGTCCTCCTTTAATATCCGCACTTAAGGAATCTCCTATAATTAATGCTTGTTTCTCGTCAAAGTTAGGAATTCTCGCAAATACATAATCAAAATATTCCTTCATTGGCTTCTGAAAGCCAGTGTCCTCTGATACAAAAATATCTTTAAATAACGGATGTAATCCTGAAGCACGTAAGCGTTTATACTGAGTCTTGGAAACACCATTCGTAACAATATATAAATCATATTGATGTTGTAGGTCTGTTATCACTTCAAGGGAACCATTGACAAGCTGTTTTCCCTCTTCTAAGTAACTGCGATAGCTCTTTTCCAGTAAAGCTCCATCAACCTCTCGATTATATGCCTTGAACAAAATCGAAAATCGAGTATTCAAGACCTCGTCACGATCTAATTTTCCTTCTTCAAAGGACTTCCAGAGACCTTGATTTATTTTTTTATAATGTGTTTTGATTTCAGCGGTTAAGGCCATGTTTTGCTCCACGAAAAGCAAGCGTAAAGCTTCCCTTTCAGCTGCGCCAAAATCCAGTAATGTATCATCTACGTCAAATAATAAAGTTCTGTACTTTTTCAAAATTATCTCTCCATTTCCTGCTTTTGTTATCCAGTATTATTGTCGAACTGATTGATATTATGCTGCTTTTGGGTTTAACGCCTAATATAAGCGCTTCTAGGTCGATAAACAGACGTAATCATTCCTATCAAAAGTTTAACTTTTTAGAAACAGTGTAACTTTATTTTAAACCTAAACTTATACGAAAATACAATCCTGTGATTAGGATGTCTTGCAAAAAACTTGGTAAAGAACTAGCAAAACGAAATATTGCTCTTGTTTATGGTGGGGCAAGTGTTGGAGTTATGTGCTGTTGCAGATCCAGTTTTAGTAGAAGGAGGCTACGTAATTGGTGTTATGCCTAGATTTCTAGATGATAGAGAGATTGCCCATAAAAAAACTTAACAGAGCTGATCATTGTAGATTCTATGCATGAAAGAAAAGCGAAGATGGCAGATGGATTTATAGCTTTGCCTGGTGGGCCAGGAACTTTAGAAGCATTCTTTGAAATTTTTGCGTGGGCTCAATTAGGACTTCATCATAAACCATGTGGTCTCTTAAATAGTAATCATTATGCTCCTCTTATCACGTTATTTAATCATATGTCATACGAACAGTTTTTACATCAAAAATACCGTACAATGGCATTAGTCGAGAGTGAACCAAAAGGGATACTTGATAAATTCAATACATCTGAACCACCGACCGAAAAATCTTACATTAATAAAAAAACAGATCTGATAGATAAAAAAAGACCGCTTTATTACCCTTGGTCTGTTATCCTATTGAGAATGAACATTTCTATAAATCCGTTGCCTATCCTGATCAAAAGGTAAAAAGAAGCTGGGACAAAAACCAAAAACACCATTTGTCTACTCAAGAAAAAAGGTGTTTTTGTGGTGTGGTGAATTTCTTCAAAATAAGCGCAGGTTCTTTCCAGAAATGCACCAGTTATTTAAGTGCATTTATTCACAATCTGAGAATCAAGTACATTTTAAACTCTAATTTTTTAGTGTAGTAAAAGAGCAACAGCACATTGCAAAAGTAATAACGCCAATATAATATTTATTATTCGATAATGTTTGAAATATGTCTTTTGTAATATCCCGCCGAAAAATACCCAAGACAAAGTAGCAATCGTACCTACTGTAGCAATAAGTATTTCAAAAAATAAAAGCGTTCCCAGTGATGAGTAATAAGGTGTAATATATCCTGTTAATGCGGTAATTCCAAATAAAAATATTTTCACATTAACAACTTGCAGGACAAATCCAATCCAAAAAGAAGGCTGTTTGTCAGATGTTTTATTGTCAGGCTTACTGATTGCAACCCGATAGGCAAGCCATAAAATATAAATAGCTCCCGCATATGTAAGTACATTCATAATTGGATTTATTAAGTTATTTAGTCCAAAAATAAAGAAGGCACATAACGCTTGTACGAAAAAATACCCTGCAAAGATCCCGAAGTATAAAGGTTTTCCTTTTTTCCATCCATAATTCGTCATTGTATTTAATGCCAGAATATTACCCGGACCCGGTGTAAAGGCATTTATTAGTGCGTAGATAACAAATGAATACAATACTTGAACTCCCATACAACAATCACTCTCCAATTTCAATCATTACACATAATTATAAGGGAGCTTACTCGTAATAGCATAATACTTAAACGGCATAGCCTGATATAATTAAAAGTTATATCAGAAAGGCTATTTACTAAGACAATTTTTATTTATAATTCCTGTGCAACACTTTCTAAAGCTTCCACATATATTTCACCAAGTCTTGATAATGTGACATCTCTATGCTGCATTATTCCTACACGTATAAGTGCATCTACATTAAGAGGAACAGCAATAATATCTTCCCCATGAAGATATTTAGGAAAAACTCCCGAAGAAATGGTGTAACCGTCAAGACCAATCATAAAATTAACAATAGCTGCCCTGTCACTGACTTTAATGCTTTTCTTCACACTTCTAGTACTTAGAATTTCTTCTGAAAAATAAAAAGAATTGTACTCTCCTTGTTCGAAAGAAAGGCAAGGGTAGTCATCTAATTCTTCCAGATTAATCGATTCTTTGCCAGCTAATGGATGTCTTTTACTAATAAACACGTGTGGTTTTGCAGTAAATAATTCTGAAAAGGTCAAATCCCTTTCTTTTAACAATTTTAATAAAACAGATTCATTATAATTACTTAAATAAATAATACCTAACTCACTTCGTAAATTTTTAACATCTTCTATTATTTCAAAAGTTTTCGACTCACGAAGTGTAAACTCATATTCAGAAGCCCCAAATTCTTTAACAAGTTCCACAAAAGCATTGGCTGCAAAAGTATAATGCTGGGTTGAAACACAAAAATGTTGCTTAGCTGGTTTTTTACTTAAATATTTTTCTTCAAGCATGTTAAACTGCTGTAATACTTGTCTAGCGTAACCTAGAAACCCGGATCCTTCATTAGTAATGGTAACTCCCCGATTGGTTCTAATGAATATAGTGATTTTAATCTCCTTTTCTAACTCCTTAATCGCATTCGATAATCTTGGCTGGGAGATGAATAAATCTTTTGCTGCTTCATTCATGGATCCCTTACTTGCTACTTCTAATGCATATTTTAATTGTTGTAAAGTCAATTTGAACACCTCTCTTTCAAAGTTCCAATCCTTCATTTAACAATAGATTTTACCACTTTTCTGTCAAACATATTCAATTTTATAGGATTCTCAAGATGCTTTTTTCCGTTAAATGGTTCGATTGATGAATAAGAATTTTTTCTTAAATATGCATAAAATTAATGCCATATATACTATTGTTATTTGTAATTATATACGCTATATTGCTTTTTGCAACCCTATCACAATATGATAGTGAGGATTTCAACTGGAACACAATAGCCCTATTTTAATGAAGGTGAAGAATTTAGGAGTAAATTATCTTGATAAATATGGATATCAGGTTGTGAAACAAGCGAAACAACTGTAATTGGTTTCGTTATTTTCAAAAAAGTACGGTATTTCTCCGAACTGTATGAGAAAGCTCTTTTTCTCTAGAGAAGTGCTTCAAAATCGATCAGGAATAGCGATTATTGCTGATTCAGAACGAAATACCGGTATGTGACCTGCACATGCATTCCCGCTATGATAGACATACCGCGGAATACTGGATAAGTGCTTATCACCTAGCAGGTGCAGGAGAAAGATGGAATTTCAAGAAGTATTGGAAGAGCATGAACGCATGATCCACCATTTTATTCATCGTTATCAGATACGGGATGCAGAGGGTGAATTTTATCAGGAGGGCCTAATTGCTGTCTGGCATGCTTATCAACAACATGATCCTTCTAAATCGAAATTATCCACGTTTATTTACAGCTCCATTTCCAGACGTTTTCTCAATATGATCCAGAAGAACAACCGTGACCAGGAGAAGCAGCAGGACTGGCTGGAACA includes the following:
- a CDS encoding helix-turn-helix transcriptional regulator, whose amino-acid sequence is MKKNRSSSALGDFLKSRRERLQPSEAGIHPLPGRRRTPGLRREEVSYLAHISVTYYAWLEQGKEVNPSPEVLLSISKALQLDEDEQKHLFDLVNVDMASVVTATNNREPDTKVFQQIVDQLHYPSFITDEGTDIIVWNRAAELIVADFGSLPDNERNMMNIMFLRPDYRNRLVNWESFARYAVAVLRAGFDLYKNNPFYMERFERLRRESVEFVHFWELYEIKQKRVATALFRLPDAQEMEFELHSSALIDNDPGLHWCFFVPVPGSGTEERLVRLLEQDRRLP
- a CDS encoding winged helix-turn-helix transcriptional regulator; amino-acid sequence: MKKFSCGFEVTMEVIGGKWKGLVLYFLMDGPKRTSELKRIIPNITQKMLIQTLKDLEASGLVNRKMYNQVPPKVEYSPTELGESLKPILQEFCLWGSHYAEQVYAEGEFEIVSPEEAS
- a CDS encoding SDR family NAD(P)-dependent oxidoreductase, coding for MEKYSYRNKLAVVTGASSGIGKAYVKELASKGCHVVLAARSKDRLDAMAKEINLQYGVEAYALACDLSKTNAPRQLAEQISQLGLSVDILINNAGVGTYGRFEEIDPEREQEEIILNTAALVDLTHRLLPDMLRRKDGVIVNVASMAAFMPCAYSSVYGATKAFVLSFSEALWAETRRRGVRVLALCPGATDTGFFEAVGSEEMAAGQKLSTPEKVVLAGFRGIDQGHSYIIDGRNNFFMAHMIRFFSRRRVALIMERMSKPKKHC
- a CDS encoding YjjG family noncanonical pyrimidine nucleotidase; translated protein: MKKYRTLLFDVDDTLLDFGAAEREALRLLFVEQNMALTAEIKTHYKKINQGLWKSFEEGKLDRDEVLNTRFSILFKAYNREVDGALLEKSYRSYLEEGKQLVNGSLEVITDLQHQYDLYIVTNGVSKTQYKRLRASGLHPLFKDIFVSEDTGFQKPMKEYFDYVFARIPNFDEKQALIIGDSLSADIKGGQLAGIDTCWLNAEMKPNNTDIIPTYEIQMLEELYRILT
- a CDS encoding LysR family transcriptional regulator, whose amino-acid sequence is MTLQQLKYALEVASKGSMNEAAKDLFISQPRLSNAIKELEKEIKITIFIRTNRGVTITNEGSGFLGYARQVLQQFNMLEEKYLSKKPAKQHFCVSTQHYTFAANAFVELVKEFGASEYEFTLRESKTFEIIEDVKNLRSELGIIYLSNYNESVLLKLLKERDLTFSELFTAKPHVFISKRHPLAGKESINLEELDDYPCLSFEQGEYNSFYFSEEILSTRSVKKSIKVSDRAAIVNFMIGLDGYTISSGVFPKYLHGEDIIAVPLNVDALIRVGIMQHRDVTLSRLGEIYVEALESVAQEL
- a CDS encoding LysE family transporter; protein product: MGVQVLYSFVIYALINAFTPGPGNILALNTMTNYGWKKGKPLYFGIFAGYFFVQALCAFFIFGLNNLINPIMNVLTYAGAIYILWLAYRVAISKPDNKTSDKQPSFWIGFVLQVVNVKIFLFGITALTGYITPYYSSLGTLLFFEILIATVGTIATLSWVFFGGILQKTYFKHYRIINIILALLLLQCAVALLLH
- a CDS encoding SDR family NAD(P)-dependent oxidoreductase, giving the protein MDKFEGKIALVTGGTSGIGLATAQKFVNEGAYVYITGRRQNELDKAVNQIGKNVTGVQGDISKLEDLDKLYDIIKQEKGKLDILFANAGVGSFLPLGEITEEQVDRTFAINVKGTIFTVQKALSLFPNKGGSIIVTGSTAGSIGNPAFSVYGASKAALRTLVRDWILDLKGTGIRVNVVSPGVIHTPAYNELFGDALEGVLEHTRNTVPAEKVGTPEEVANVVSFLASDESNYMTGGEFFVDGGQAQV
- a CDS encoding sigma-70 family RNA polymerase sigma factor; protein product: MEFQEVLEEHERMIHHFIHRYQIRDAEGEFYQEGLIAVWHAYQQHDPSKSKLSTFIYSSISRRFLNMIQKNNRDQEKQQDWLEQVREDDLWKEDSYPLDSYLMDTFKQVLSEKQWCWLVEFVIEDQSVKSIAERHDTTEVAVKNWGRMAKQKIRKVMEQ